DNA from Mustela erminea isolate mMusErm1 chromosome 18, mMusErm1.Pri, whole genome shotgun sequence:
CCatggagggaagcagggcccAGGCGCTGAGTTGGGGATGGGCCAGGACAGCCCCAGCCAGTGGTGGGGGCTCCTGCTTTCTCTTGTCCCATAGCGCTGACCCCCGGGTGACACACTGCTCCCTCCCTCAGGACATCCTGAGGTACACAGTGTCCTCCACGCTGCTGCTTCGGCTGGTGAGTGCCGGGGGGCAGGGAAGCTGGGATGGGAGAACCTTCTCTTTGTCCAGCTCAGAAGTGCGGGTCTTCCTCAAAGCCAAGCCAAGTGGCTTGTATATATATGGGAGCGGGAGGTTTAGCGGCTTCTTTATGTCCCCAGTCCTGGCTGGACACTCGCTTGGCCTGGAACACAAGTGTCCACCCACGGCATGCGGTCACACTGCCCTGGGACTCACTCTGGACTCCGGGACTCACTGTTCAGGAGGCGTAAGTGGGGCGGGAGTTCTCAGGCCAGGAGGCCCCTCCCTGGTGGCCCCCAGACCACAGGCACACccccctgcctctgtccccttcACCCTGCTGGAACCGGGATGGCAGGAGAGGGCcgctgggccaggctggggtcTCCCCTACCTCCCCTTCTGAGAAATGACCAAGCCTCCAGCTGCGCTATCTCCCCTCACCAACAGGCTTTGGGTGGACTGGCAGGACCAGAGCCCGCGGGCCCGAGTGGACCCCGATGGACATGTCGACCTGTATTTGGCCCTCACCACGGAGACCAACTGCGACTTTGAACTCCTCCACTTCCCCAGGGACCAGAGTGACTGCAACCTCAGCTTCTATGCTCTCAGCAACACTGGTGCTGacggggcaggagctgggggtggcggggaggggaggggcgaggAGGGGAAGCCTCCGGCGTCCAGCGGACAGGACATGGGGGCAGCCGGCCTGTGTTCACACCGGTCCACCCTAGGCTTAGGGGAGCTGGAGATATCCTAGAGCAGACAGCACACTTCTCCCGTGCACCTCTCAAACAGTGGCCCACTTCCCAGCTCTCCCCTGCTCCGGGCTGCGGCCCCCCGCCACAGCAGCTGCCCTCAACAGCTGGGCCGCTTGTGTCAAGTCCAGAGCCCGAGGCTGCTGCACCCACCCAGTAACTAGCCTGCAGACCCACCGGTGCCGTCCAGCTCGGGGCCAGAGCCCCCACCCTTGCCTCACATCCCTCTCCCCTGGGAAATACTACAGCTGCCGCCCCCTGAGGCTAACATGGAAGGTGTGAGCAGATACGCTGGTGGAGTCCAGACCACGTCCCCCTCCAAGAAGTGGGGCCAAGTGCATTTAGTTGCACAATGAAAATTCACCTCTGAATCTGAGAAGGCCCTTCCCCTGGCTGGAGAGGAAGTGGGGGTGGTGCCCAGCCCGCGCAGAGTGTGTTCACCTCCTGGTCGGCCTCCAGCCACCGTCAGAAGTCTCCACCAGCCCTGCACGCCGGCTAGTCCCTGGCGCATACccccagaaagagaggagggaggggccggggccccctccttccaccttccccactctcccctgcctccctccagtgCTAGAGCTGGAGTTCCGGGCCCACGCAGTGAACGAGATCGTGAGTGTCAAGAGGGAATACGTCGTTCGGGACTTGAAGACCCAGGTCCCACCCCAGCAGCTGGTGCCCTGCTTCCAGGTGACGGTGAGTCGCTCGTGGCTGACAGAGAGctggttgggggcgggggcaggaagcTGTGGTCAGAGGCCACAGGGCCGCCTTTTAGCCTCCCAGACCCCGTGCGCCCTCCCAAAAGCCCGGTCTTCCTTCCAGTTGCGCCTGCAGAACACAGCGCTGAAGGCCATCATAGCTCTGCTGGTCCCTGGGGAGGCGCTGCTGTTGGCGGACATGTGTGGGGGGCTGCTGCCCCTCCGGGCCACCGAGCGCATCGCCTACAAGGTGACCCTGCTCCTGGGCTACCTTGTCTTCCACTCCTCCCTGGTGCAGGCCctgcccagctcctcctcctgcaACCCGCTGCTCAGTAAGCCTTGCCCCCCTCACCTGGCcctgcaggggcgggggggttgCTCTGCTGAGCTCCTGGGGCACAAGGGGTGCAGGCCTGGCCCTgacctcccccccaccgcccgcaGTTTACTACTTCactgtgctgctgctgctgcttttcacCAGCACCATGGAGACCGTGCTGCTGGCTGCGCTGCTGGCCCGGGGCAaccacagagcccagagcagccctggcccagccccgAGAGGGGAGGACCCAGGGCCACATCCTGAAGGTGGGCAGGGACCCCTGCCcggagcaggggtagagggaggaatAAGGCCAGGAGCAGAGCTGGCAGGCTGCCCACTAAGGGCTGAGGCCGGGGGTCTCTAGGCTGGggctccctgccttccctctgctggCTCCCGGGTCTGTCCCTGGAAGACGCAGGTATGGAGCAGGAAGGCAGGATAGCTTCCCTAAGGGCCCAGGTGACCTCAAACTCCCAGAGATAACTCTATACCCCTCGCAGCCTCTCTACAGGGGTGCTTCTTCAGCTCCAGGTGGCCTGAAATGGGCCACACCCCAACATTCATCGGTTGTAAATCGAAGGAAGGGAGAGATACGGGCTGACAGTCCCCAGGGTTTGccctcctgctctgggccagcAGGCTGGGTGAGCCCGGAAAAACTGCCTGCCTCTTGCCCCACCAGAAGCTCCTGGAGTGAACGGGCCGAGGAGGAGCTGGCCCGAGGCCGCGGACCGCATCTTCTTCCTGGCCTATGTGGTGGGCGTAGCGTGTAGCCAATTCTCCTTCATTGGATTCTGGATGTGGGCGACGTGCAAGTCTGAGCCAGCCCCTGGCGAGGTCATACCCCATGGCGGGCAGCCCAGGCTGTAACAGGGCCGGCCcggggctgcagggggagggtcaTGACAGGGTCTCTggagagagggggggaaggaTGACTCTCTCCCCTAAGCCCGGAGGATGCCAGGCCACCCCGAGTTCTTCCTTCTGATCGCAGGCAAGCAGAGTGTGAAATAAACCCGTCACCCTCAAGGGTCTGTCTTTGCTGGGCTCAGCTGCTCACTCTTGTCCTAAGTCGGTGGGGCCGCCACTTTGCGCCCAATCCCCACTACACTCTTGAACTTGTCACCTACCACCGTGCACCAGTGATGTGACCCCCATTTCTGCAACTACAGTTGCTCGGCCTTGGGCCCCGGGGGGCACTGGGCACCAGGAGACAGGGGCCTGGGTCAGGCCACGCAGAGTGGCCAGAGCGTCTCAGAATTCTTTTTGCAGTGTGCGGGAACCCGGAGGCGCAGGGAGAGGGCACTCCTGCTCCAGCACCTGGGGGATGCGTGGGAGGCAGAACACCCCGGATTTTCAGGCCCACGGGTGACGGGGAATACATTTTCTGCACTCAATCCATGAGCGGATTAATCCTGCTTGCTTTTTCTCCATGCCCTCTGGCTGCGCTGTGGCCTGCCCCTCTGGGCCCTACCCATGTTTTTGGGCTAGAGGGGGCATTCTCCACCCCCAGCTCTGACCCAGGCCGGAGGTGGGCCGTTTGCCCTCCTGCTCTTGTACACATGAGGGCCCTTCgtctttcttctctgttccttcctgtcTGGAAGCCATCGCGTGGCCCAAGCAGGCCCAGGGTCAGGAGCCTTAAGGTGGAAAGGAACCCAGGTATTCTGAGAGTGCTGGTCTGGGGGGGTTCCGGGAAGAAACACTGACCAGGACTCGAGGGCTCGGGGACAGGGCTCTGGACTGGGGAAACGGTGGAAGAAAGTCCCTCTCCCCTAGGATGGCAAACTCACCAGGCCCAGAGGCAAGTTAACACTGATTTATCTGTCCCGTAACATGGCTGCTCTGGCAGAGCCCGGCAGGGACCGCAGGAGGCTCGGGCAGAGCCGGGCTGGGGCGCAGGAGGCTCAGGCGGACGTGTCAAAGAGGCGGTCGATCATGTCGCCCACCTGCTCCACACGGTACTTGATGTACTTCTCCGGGTTCTTGGTGAAGGGCACGCTGCCGTACCTGGCCAGGCGCTGAGGTCAGGGGCAGGCTAGCAGCCTCCCCAGCTCCACCTCAGCCCAAGGCACTTCTCAGCGTGCCCATGAGTGATGCCCCTGTCTGGCCCCAGAGCAAAGCCCAAGGCACGGGCTCTGTCACCCATACCCGCACGCCCCTCCGTGTTTTCTCGAAGCACAGCGTAGAGACCCAGCAGGGGCAGTGAagggcacagggctggggaggTGCAGGCAGAGGGCTCACCTGTGCAGAAAGGCCCCATAGGTCTCCCTGACAATATTTTTCTGCGCTTGGCGAATCTTGTCTCTCTGCTCCATGTCAGGAATAGCCCAGGCCTTCTGGATCTTGCACAATTCTTCAAGGCCATCATTGAAACCCTGGCCGCCAAAAAAGGTGGAAATAGAAGCGACCCAAAGACAAAGACTCCAGGCCCGTGTCCCTGCAACAGCAGCAGGGAGCCATGGGGGGAAGGGGACCCCAACTCACCTTGAACCGCTCCTTGATCATCTGCCGTTCCTTGTCCCTTAGCTGGGGGAGGtgagagagggcagagaaagtGTTCCCCAGAGCAGAACCGCCCGGCCGCTGGCTCCTTCCCCAAATCCCGGAGCCCAGCCCTATCTCCTGCCACCGTGGTGGCCACAGGCATCCTTCgctcttcccattttttcccaGAGACATGACAAAAAGCATCACACCTGCTAGATGCCCCTTCCCAGCCCAGGCCTTCTGCGTACCTTGACTCCCGGTTGGAACACAGGTAGATTCTTCTCAGCGATGTAGTCAGTCACCTTTAACCAGCTGccgggtggggagagaagcagaaggcagagcagggacagctcaggctgctgcttcccaggggctggtttgttttgttttgtccatcTCTGGACCTATTGGGGGAGGGGCGCTCCGCGATCGGTAGAGGCGTGGCTACGCAGAGCACAACTGAGATTTTcccttgggaaaaagaaaatgttggggcTGGTGGCTTTCAAAACTAAGAACAGGAAACAGAATTCAATACATTGAACAAACGCTAGTAGCTGCACATCGATCTCCTGGAGAATAAAGACGGAGCGGATGAGAAAGGAGGGCGGAAGCAGAGGACAAAGCGAGCAGGAGGGACACCCTCACATGAAGAAACACCAGGGGAAACACACAAACCGAGGAGAGACGGGATGAGCAGCAGTGGGAGCGCAGCAAGTTCAAGTGCTCTCGCGACCTTGCTCTTTGCCCGGCCTCATGTCCCCACACCCGTGAGGCAGCCTCTGGATTCTTCTTAGCCTGTGCCCTTGGCACCCCACCCTCCGGAGAGGCTGCCATAGCAGCCCCGGGGAGCAGGGGGCGGTAGAGGGGGGCTCCCCTCTCCGTTCTGTCAGTGTGGTTAAACAGCAAGCGGAGCACTGGGCCCACGGGGGAGCACTCCCCCGCCCCTGACCCACTCTGAGTGAAGCTCGGGTAGGAAGAGTGAAGGATTCgagcctgggggtgaggggagggcgcggcggggcggggcccacCTGCGCTGGTAGGTCTGGATCTGCTGCTCGATGTGCTCCCGGTAGGAGCGCTCAGCAGTCTTCTGGGTCACGGCCACCAGCTGGATCAGCTCAGACCTAgggcgggggagtggggagggagcagagggggacCAAACTGGTTTTCGGGGCCCATAAGGCTGCTGGTCTCCACAGCAGCACCCGCGGGGCCTGCCCCACACcgccccaggtcctgggactccCAAGAGGCAAAGCgctgccctccccacctggcCAGGCAGAGGGCACCGGTGGCCCCGGAAGGGCGGGGACAGGGGGGAGCCGCGCGCGTGCACAGGCCCCCTGCAGCCACTCACTTCTCCAGGGCCTTGAGGATGTAGTTGTAGTTGTTGTGCAAGAAGATGGCACTCAGGGCCGGGTCCTCGTACACCTTGGACTTGCTCAGGAGGTTCAGCTGTAGGTTGCCCAGGACCTTACCTGCACGGGGAGGGAGTGGCGACGTCCGCGGGCAGTCTGACCAAAACCACCCCGGTCCCTGGCCCTTGAACCAAGTCCAGCCCTTGTCCTTGTCTCTTCTAACCTCAGACTCCACAAGCCTCAGGAGCCCTCTGCCTGGCCCTGCTCAGCCCCACAACGGGAAGTTAGGTTACGATTCCCAAGGTCACGGAGGGGTCTCAGGAGTGGtcagggagcagcaggagggcacaaaggaagggagggaaaggcgAGGAGGTGGGCGCAGGGGGCTGCCAGCCGGCACTCACAGATATAGGTGCTCAGCAGACGCTTGCTGAACTCGGAGCTGTAGCTGCTGGCGGAGGAACTGGTCTCTGGGAGGAGAGAACACCTGTTACTGCAGCCAGGGCAGCAGCCAGGACCCTCTCTGGCCTTCCTTCAGCCCTGGAAGCAGCTGTGCAAGCCCTGGGAGGGGCCCCTGAGCCTTCCTCGGGCCGACTGGAGGCAGAGGCGCTCGGGAGTGGGGCTGCTGAGCTGCTGGGCTCCTGCTGCTGCGGGGAGAACAGTCTCGGCCTCTTCCTAGTACCCAGGCCAAGCCCCTCGCCCCTGACAGTGGCGGGAAGGGGAATGAGCTGGCCTGTGTTCAGCAGGAAGGGCGGCAGGACAGAGTGGTatgcccccggcccccagccctgaCTCAGGCCGGGTGCTATCTACTCCCAGGCCCATTTATCCCACTGTGGCCTCCCCACagcctctcctgcttctcccacactgggctcctctgCACCAGCAGGAGGGTGGTGGTgtctgaggaaggaggggaggcaggtgctgGGATAGCCTGGGGGGCGGCGTAGGCTGGGTGCCACCCGGATAAGCTCAGCATCAGAAAGTGGCCCTGCAGGGAGCTGAGAGTCGGCAGCGCCCCGAAGAAACTCACGTCCCCCCGACCCTGCTCCCCACTAGGTCCTGAGTCTGTCCAGATGCCTCCGTCCCCAAGAAAACTCACCCATGGGGTTTCAGAGGGGTAGGATGGGGCTGCAGAGCCCTGCTGCTTACCTCGGGGGTCTAAAGGAATATTGTATGTGTCCCCAAGAACTACGGAGTGAAAGGCGGCGCactcagaggggaaggggagagacaaagaaggaaaaagacgcAAAGTGCAAACACAGGTTAGAAACCGGGTCCCCAGAGTCCAGCAGACCCCACCCCGTGACAGCCAGAACACAGACAGCAGGACACACCCCAGCTGGACCCCTGAAGGTGAGGGAGCATGAAGCCAAGTGGGGATCTGGACAACTGCAGGCCAGAGGCCGCTCCTGGCTCCCTCGCCCCCAAAATGGAGGGAGGGGGACGGCCCGGGGACCCAAACAAGGCGGGCTGCGTCTCGGAGCTCAGAAACGCCAACCTCCCTCTATGCCGACCTCCCCAGCTCCAGTGCCAGGGCAGCGGTCCGAGGGAAGACACCGGGCCGGCCGTGAGGCCGCAGCCCACAGAACGGGCAGCTGTGTGACTAAGCGGGAGGACAGGCGAACGCGAGAGCCGGCGGAGGAACGCGGAAGGTGGGCCAAGGCCGGCGGGCCGCCCTCGAACCAGGGAGCGCCGCTCTCTGGGGTGAGGACGGCGAAggagtgaggagggaggaggtCGGGTCAGAAAAGGACCAGTCAGACCCCACTCCGCCACCGGGGGTTTTCTCTCCCGCGGTGGCCAGTCACCCCACGTCTCCAGACAAGAGGGAGGAGTCACAGACGGGTGGAGGGCCCCACTGGGAGGTGCCAAGTACCTTGGGAGGCCAGCATGGCCCCTGCCGTCTCTTGGAAGTCTAGGAGCTGCTGTAGGAAGAGGATGGCCTGTGTGGGGAGAAAACAGGTCCAGGAAAAAGGTCAAGGGCAGGACCTCAAGGTCAAGGTCACCTCCCAAACACAGCCCCTAGGACCATTCCACAGCAAGTGCAGGGCCAGGGGTCTGCCAGGGGTCTGCCACCTGAAAAGGGTGGTTGCAAGCTTCCTGCCCTACTGGAGACACCAAGGACTTTGCCATCCATCCAGCCACCAACATGCTGGCTCTGGGCCAGGCCGggctcctttccctccccaggCGACCTTGGGCAGCACCTACATTGCTTGTGAGCTCGTGCACGGTGCCGTCCTTGGGCATGTTGTATTCCTTGTCTGGATCATTCTGTGGAAAGAACAGCCCAGCTTCCTGAACCTGCTCCCAAGGCCTTGGgccccaccccaagccccaggCAGTCTGCTCTTGGTGCCACCTCCTGGTAGACAGGGGTCAGGGCGCCCCTCAGGCAGGGGGGCTGGAGAGACGGGACAGGAAAAATGGGGCAGGAGTGTCACCCTTGCGGGCTCCGGAGCCCCCAAGGAAAGAAAGGGCGGCGAGTGGGTACTGCCGGGAGACTAGCAGCCCCTCTGGTCAGCCCGCCCTCTGCAGGAGCTCCAGAGGCAGGTCCCTGGCGGTCCTGCCCACAGCTCCTAGGGCCGCAGGTGGCCCCAGAGAGCGGGAGAGCACCTTGATGTTGTCAGCAAAGTCCTCCAGGGCCTTGGCTCCAACGGTCTCCATGGAGGTGATGAGGCCGGGCAGCTTGTTCTTGGTGCTGGCAGCCGTACCCTGAGGAAGCACACAGCTGCAGAGCGGACCTGCTCCTCGCCAGCCGCTCCCCTGCCCCGCACCGCAGGGCCTCCCCTCCTGTCCTGTCACCCCGCGACTGGGTCCCCTTGCCCAGGGCCCTGCAGAAGCTGCTTCCGTGCAGCTTTGGAGCAGAGGTGCGAGGGTGGAGAAGGCGGTTCCCCCTCCCTGGGTCCCCAAGGGTCTTCCCACCCACATACCTGGAGCACCTGGTCAAACTCGGGCTTGGTCTGCTTCAGGTGCCGCAGGATGGGGAAGACGGTGAGCACGGCGGAGAAGTCATGCCGGATGATGGCCTTCCGGGCCGCAGACACGATGTTCTCCCCTTCGAGCATCAGCCCATCCAGCGCATCCTGCGAAAGCAGAGCAAGGACGTGGCTCACGGAGGGGGCAGAGTGGTGACAGCTGCCTCCTAGGGACGGTCAGGGCTGccggaggggctgggggaagccAGCATGGCCCAGCAGGGGACagcaacccccccacacacacacacatggtggGGGTGGCTATAGCTGAAGGCTACTGGACGGCAGCTCTGGCCCGAACCCCAGCTTCCGCAGCGGCAGGTTTGCGGGGACATCTGGTCAGTCGGGGCCCAGGAGCATGGCGGGGATCCCCACGCCTGGGGATCCAGGCAGCACCTGGATCAGGGAGTCAAAGGTCTTTTTCTGATGGTGCTCAGGGATGACGTCCATCAGCAGCTGGTACTCGCTCTGGGCCAGCTTGACGAAGGCACTGACGCAGTGAATGTAGGCATCGGTCTCCACGTCCAACGTGTCGTCTCTCCCTGGGGGGACAGCAGTGCCCCTGAGCTGCTGGTCTGGAGgttgctgctctccctgctgggGGGGCATGGGtctccccagctcctggcctGCAGCCCAGGCTGGCAGCAGATGGGGGGAGGAGGCGGACTGTTCTGGCAGAAAGCTGAGAGGATTCCAGCAGGCCTGACTGCTTCGAAGGAAAAAACAGGGCTGCAATCCAGCCTTTGTCCTGGCTTCAGTTTCAGCTCTGCCAGACAGTGCTCATGTCCCAGAGCATCAGGTACT
Protein-coding regions in this window:
- the EXOC7 gene encoding exocyst complex component 7 isoform X9, yielding MAKIQKAVEYFQDNSPDSPELNKVKLLFERGKESLESEFRSLMTRHSKVVSPVLILDLISGEDELEVQEEVPLEHLPEGVLQDVIRISRWLVEYGRNQDFMNVYYQIRSSQLDRSIKGLKEHFRKSSSSSGVPYSPAIPNKRKDTPTKKPIKRPGTIRKAQNLLKQYSQHGLDGKKGGSNLIPLEGHEHDFRVKHLSEALNDKHGPLAGRDDTLDVETDAYIHCVSAFVKLAQSEYQLLMDVIPEHHQKKTFDSLIQDALDGLMLEGENIVSAARKAIIRHDFSAVLTVFPILRHLKQTKPEFDQVLQGTAASTKNKLPGLITSMETVGAKALEDFADNIKNDPDKEYNMPKDGTVHELTSNAILFLQQLLDFQETAGAMLASQVLGDTYNIPLDPRETSSSASSYSSEFSKRLLSTYICKVLGNLQLNLLSKSKVYEDPALSAIFLHNNYNYILKALEKSELIQLVAVTQKTAERSYREHIEQQIQTYQRSWLKVTDYIAEKNLPVFQPGVKLRDKERQMIKERFKGFNDGLEELCKIQKAWAIPDMEQRDKIRQAQKNIVRETYGAFLHRYGSVPFTKNPEKYIKYRVEQVGDMIDRLFDTSA